ATTATCTCGTTCTTGTTCTTACATTAAATGACTCCATAAATTGAAACAATTTATCATAggtaatataaaaattgtacaATGTGTTATGTTCATATGTTTTTCCATCAGtcttattataaatatcgAAATATAATCGTTCGTCTTTAATtctaaaaatgataaagaatggtaatatacataaatacaaaatacaTTGACTGGGCGAAAGAATATTACtccatatatatgcatatatgtgtatgtGCTTGCATGTGTTTTTTCTGTATAGTACACTATTCCACGGCTTTCCAAATGCgagtttattttatgaacattggtaaaaaagtaaaaattcaaatgaTCATGTTGCTGTGAAACCTATAAATGTGAAATGTGTAtaagaaataatttattgttatgataataataaggaTAAAATTAAGTGGATATATAATAGCTATTCTCTTAGTTTAACCAGAATTGGAATTTGAGGTTTCacaactttattttttgtaaaaatatccTTATTGCAGTAAATCCAAAAAGCatttattgtattattattaagtAAAATATCATCACTATAACTATTCAAAACattgaaatataatttaaaattttcttcctttatattttttccattttttatatataataaagcTATTATGTTATTGCTATCATTTGgtaaaattgtatatatctTATTCCGgttatttccttttttagtTTTTAATAACTTTAAGCATACTAAATCGTTCATTTTTGCAATCCTTCATTGTATGTAATAAAGAAATCATAACGAATTCTATATCTTTCACTGAGCTACCCCCAACTGTGCTTtcttttgttattttatgttgttttttccttttttcgcttttatttttttacatttgtAATTTCAAATCTTATGTTATGGTCTATATCAATTCATCATTTTACTATACAATATCAAAGCAAGCATACACAATGCtacatttatatgaatGCTCCTCAGATTGAACAATTCaagtatgtatatattcatgTGTTTACGCCTTCTTGGATAAACATAAGCAATTTGTTTCTTTAATGAAGCTTTCTttggaatatatatatatacgcTTTCAATTTCGGAAGGTtcctaaaaatatataaaatgactatttattattattttattattttttgcaaGCATTTAAAGaacttatatattatatatgtacctTAAGTATGTATGTAAGCACATATGTGTATATGTCcaaataacattttttaaaaatataaataggATTATTTTAGTTTATTAGTTTTTTTCTCATAACTACAAAtgtttcatattttaaaacttattacacaaacaaaaatagtaacaattcataattaatttttgtgGGATAATCCCtttctattaattttatatatatttatgttaattttcttttttaattattttgattatcATTTcgttatatttaattatatttaattttttgttcattattttttttttctataaataaatatatagttacAATAAGATTGGTATAGGaatatatgtatgaatGTGTATTTATTCGTATggcaaaaaatatattttaaaattatgattattTCTATAACCCAAGATTTAACTAAACTATAcaaagtatataaaatctttatatttatgatgAAACATTTATTAGTGTATTGAAACTATGATATTTAAACacatttcttttattttcggAAACAtaacattatataaaaaaaaacaaaaaattgtataaaattaaagttgctatatttttatatttctttttaaaaggttaaaattaaaaaataaaacatattctagtatatattttttaattatttctcCCAGTATCATTCCTTTTCCACTAATTTTTGAAACACACAGTATActcattattattgttattaatattggtattttattattattcgattttttctacatattattaaaatttaatacgaacttaaaaataagattaaaataaaaggaaaaattGTAACACGCAActaatatatgatattcCCTTTGcgacaaaaatataaagatcataattaaaaaagagaaTGAGAGAAATGTCTATTGTGTAAATATAAGAAAGAgcacaaaataaaaataaaacttttCCATAcacaaaacaaaaaatattacaatgGTACATTAAGAATTGACAAGTGATACaattaatatacatattttccatttgaTAGggaacaataaaaaatttttaatagcGATTTATAGATCTTACTATATTTCTCGTAAAGTGCAAATTTTAGATgctacatataaatatatttatatgcattttcatagccatatatataacgaATAAGTGTTACTTAcataaaaagaaatgatAACCTtgtaaatgataaaaaaataatatcgaTTTTAACATTCATAGgagaaatgaaaaaatatattatttatgtataatttttttaagtgttgttaaaaaatatatataattttgcattgatatattttaaaagaaaaataaagaacATTCTAGCTTTATaagaaaataacaaaaataatagtgagattcaaaaaatgtgtTTTATTTCACACGAGGctctttattttatcattatttaagccttctttaaaaaattacctaataaaatatttatacatgCAATCCTTAAGGtttcttaaaaaatgtaaatatgttttatgtatagcaattttaatacaaagtgcaaaaagcaaaaataaaatttacacatgctataatatattttaaagcAAAGGCATCgacaaaaaaagaagaaatttttaaattaagtaaaaaaaagCCAGATgtgtaaaatataatatctaTTTTTTGGAGTACCTTCAAAAGACAAAGAGCGctctaaaaaataaaatatttataatattatatgttttctagaatatttttcgattttatttatcaaGATATCcattaaaacatatatataacatttcATATGGctatttatacataatacTCTTAAGtgctattatataaataaaacatatttgaattgatatacatttataaaatcgagtaatatattaaaatgatTGATGCCAACCCTCCCAAAATTGATGAGCAAATTCCATGGgtatgaaataaaaaaaatgataaatacaTTCTTGAAAAACTAGTATTATATGattttatatatccatattGGTCttattgtaaaatattatgtacaattacataaaaataatcgtgttatacatatatacattttatataaatgtatgtGGTAGTAATGTGATGTATATTTCTTTAGCTaacttaattttttaatatacgATGTGCAACtacgaaaaaataataacttAATGGAAAGCGAAAAGATGCATAGTCATATTTACACCATAAAATATGAGAAAATATTGTATAAGAAAATGTAGAAAAtgctttatatttataggggaaatatttaattttttattttacaacATATTGTGTATagtattttaataattgttATATAGATTTAGAAtgaaatttaaatataattatttttattttatttcgtaTTCATTTGTGTTAGGTGGAAAAATATAGGCCTAGTGTgttaaatgatataatatcACATGAGCAAGTTATATCAACTATACGGAAGTTTGTTGAGAAAGGTGAACTGCCACATTTGCTTTTACATGGTCCACCCGGTACAGGAAAAACATCTACCATTTTAGCAGTATGTAAAGAACTATATGGAGAATCGAGAAGCTCTTTTGTATTAGAATTAAATGCATCAGATGACAGAGGTATAACTGTGGTTCGAGagcaaataaaaacatttgCTGAATCAAAAaatcattataatatttgtgAAAGGACCTCTTTAAAACTGATTATATTAGATGAAGCTGATCATATGACCTTTCCTGCGCAAAATGCTATGAGAAGAATTATGGAAAATTATGCTAAAAATGTCCGTTTTTGCTTAATATGTAATTATGTTAATAAGATTACACCAGCTATACAATCAAGATGCACATCATTTCGATTTTCTCCATTAAAAGAAGAATATATGCTAAATAAAGCTTTAGATATAGCAAAATCAGAAAATGTAAATCTTACAAAAAATGGTGTAGAGAGTCTTATACGTGTTGGGCGTGGGGATATGAGAAgaattttaaattgtttacAAGTAGTATCACTAagtcataaaaatatggtTATTGATGAAAATGTAATATTATCTACGTTAGATATTCCATTACCTactgaaataaaattcatattaGAGCATCTTACAAAAAGTACTATAAAAGAATCATATGAAATTATCACAAAATTGCAAGAAGATAAAGGATATTCAATAAAAGATATTATGATATGTTTATATGAAACTGTTTTAACTTATGATTATCCTGATTCGGCCATTTGCCTTCttcttaaaaattttgGAGAAATAGAAGAAAGATGCGCTTCTGGTACTACTGAGCAAATAACCTTATCTTCTCTAATTAGCGCATTTATTGAATTTCgaaatgaattatttaaattgaaATATGAACCAAACAAAGCATAAATGgtgtaaaataataaaaaaatatatataactccATACGTTTGTATACcctcatttatttatttattcaattaatttgttatattcaaatttcatttttcattcattttatgttttaataattttatttataaaaatgtgcagacacatatatacatgtcTTAAATCGATATAGTAAACTTTGATTaaacttatatatttctttacttttttttaaagccAAATTTCtgtatatacaaaattacTATTCATGAAGAACACCTATTcctttataataaattacaaaaaattgaCATATTTTCTATTGGCTTTTATAAtgacaattttattttaatatttatttcacttttcttttattataaatatattaattttttatttaagtATTGCATACAGAAAACTGTGATTAACTTCATTGAAACTTCTAATATATCATAAgactttatatatataaaacaatttcacaatttttttgtgtaatGGGAAATTGATCATGTTATGTCTTTTCCCCATTAAGGCTTATCGCtattattcttttattaaaaataaatttgtttaaatgtttttttgtgttcgcttttttttcagtgtctaaaaaattaattataaataagtCATTATATGTGTATTTTGTATAGGgataatattatgaatttGTGCAAGGTATTGTTGTGATGccttattaataaatattggCTTATCATTTATAAGCTAATATCAACGTAAACTcaaatgtgtatatttacacatttcataaatttctaaaaaatcatagtaaagaaaaaatcggtaattcaaatatgtttatttaaaaaattattttaaattaattactttacataattttgaaaaaaaaaaataataatttgatcaattaaaaaatatatgatgcCTCAAATCTTTGTAAACttaagaagaaaaaatgcaatatatataataatgggATAAAATTAATGGGAAAAGCATgattaattaataaaataaatataaaaagctacttttgtaaaataaatatgtgtaataaattttaaagagGTATGCGATAATAAGTAAAGGATTTACTGCTAAATTAATCGTAtatagagaaaaaaaaaatataagaaattaAAACTGAAAGctgatttattttatttatatatatatatatatatatatatatatatatttttaatttgctATTTATTCTGTGATacctttttaaaattaatatatttttttattttcctttctTTTGCTTTATGTTTTTGGTAAATTGCTTATATCTCCATTTTGATTATAAGCATCACTTTATAAATAGTTCTAAATTGATTCAAAAATTTGCGCACacatgtaaataataaataatatatatacatacaacTATAAAAGATTgacatatatattgtgtCACATAAAATTGAG
This DNA window, taken from Plasmodium berghei ANKA genome assembly, chromosome: 13, encodes the following:
- a CDS encoding replication factor C subunit 3, putative — translated: MIDANPPKIDEQIPWVEKYRPSVLNDIISHEQVISTIRKFVEKGELPHLLLHGPPGTGKTSTILAVCKELYGESRSSFVLELNASDDRGITVVREQIKTFAESKNHYNICERTSLKLIILDEADHMTFPAQNAMRRIMENYAKNVRFCLICNYVNKITPAIQSRCTSFRFSPLKEEYMLNKALDIAKSENVNLTKNGVESLIRVGRGDMRRILNCLQVVSLSHKNMVIDENVILSTLDIPLPTEIKFILEHLTKSTIKESYEIITKLQEDKGYSIKDIMICLYETVLTYDYPDSAICLLLKNFGEIEERCASGTTEQITLSSLISAFIEFRNELFKLKYEPNKA